From Cyprinus carpio isolate SPL01 chromosome A7, ASM1834038v1, whole genome shotgun sequence, a single genomic window includes:
- the LOC109093900 gene encoding major intrinsically disordered Notch2-binding receptor 1-like yields the protein MDAMPEYSLFLVRILEELDTKYSTVSYQDLCKSLCARFDLVHLAKLRSLLFYTACLDPAFPATLFKDKMRCSVEDQQSKKLMVAADIVTMFNLIQMNGGMAKDKLPMGPRPKFHKNQSFESCRSDTDVYKFNDNDRGYNLLDTRGHHVSRKSPCPKSDCNNCQQFIPTSEPNFRLGVTNDLKCRAASLDKLQHLPQYHSVSPPPCEMQSTYFPMDIDSESTTDQESLHANPGIKDVFVSSREPFTVHSCVQKRNIFKEDFHNLVAFSPHVITTECRANPKAGGKYHHRRELNKPPTFFNHSFELPYSNPYFEPVSSPIQNKARVKHESLDDLQASTYFGPTTVSECVSSRRTSSKHGKQPAWPVKSLSLNTEEGPDFERSFLNGKVAKDNHRHNVSVMENDQHFQCAKDKPTASPSGFPKKFNGTKTKELTSVACGPTVEKREVGKRYKDKSVNCPSFQSNNADNGMSVGTQTEQSETRKVKDYAGHNKYGERPPFKHSEEDSEIVSDDISDIFRFLDDMSVCGSLGVVQSSCYNSNGSLSQVTKSDGDSSPERNTVKLGKTSIKLDRLFQSLENSDDELKDSVCKLVLRIGEIEKKLESLSGVRGEISQVLSKLTRLDEKIQEPEANGKSSDNGHMEQIKTDANLLPHVFQCHTIGHNMKVEKSPEWCCSEADGSDSLRVKALKKSMLTRRSSRSLTEENSATESKVASITNSPRDWRTVSYSSHTGEEGKERDRHSEGKERHRKPRETDRQYDAHQAHRSSKPPKDPYLVEQVFSPHHFPPAVKSHVKGSPLYTDLRLTGLADAKRSQPSWTIEEYKRNSGDKNKLSALDLQVQESLNPNNLEYWMEDIYTPGYDSLLKRKEAEFRRAKACKIGALIAAAACTVILVIVVPICTMKS from the exons ATGGATGCCATGCCAGAGTATTCCCTCTTCCTTGTGAGGATTTTGGAGGAATTGGATACTAAGTACAGTACTGTTTCGTACCAAGACCTTTGTAAGTCCCTGTGTGCCCGGTTTGACTTAGTTCATTTGGCTAAGCTGAGGAGTCTGCTGTTCTACACAGCATGCTTGGATCCAGCTTTCCCCGCAACCTTATTCAAAGACAAGATGAGGTGCTCGGTGGAGGACCAACAGTCCAAGAAGCTCATGGTGGCGGCAGACATTGTCACCATGTTTAATCTCATTCAGATGAATGGAGGTATGGCCAAAGACAAGCTGCCGATGGGTCCGAGACCCAAGTTTCACAAGAACCAGTCTTTTGAGTCCTGTCGATCTGACACGGATGTGTATAAATTCAATGATAATGACAGGGGGTACAACCTCTTGGACACCAGGGGTCATCATGTCTCTCGGAAGTCACCCTGCCCAAAATCTGACTGCAATAACTGCCAGCAGTTTATACCAACCTCAGAACCCAACTTCCGCTTGGGAGTCACCAACGATCTGAAATGTAGGGCAGCATCACTTGATAAACTACAGCATCTGCCACAGTACCACAGTGTCAGTCCTCCTCCGTGCGAGATGCAGAGCACATACTTCCCCATGGACATTGACAGCGAGTCAACAACTGACCAGGAATCTCTCCATGCCAACCCAGGGATCAAGGATGTTTTCGTGTCTAGCAGAGAGCCTTTCACCGTGCACTCGTGCGTGCAAAAGCGGAATATCTTCAAAGAGGATTTCCACAACCTTGTTGCCTTTTCACCCCATGTGATCACTACGGAGTGCAGAGCGAATCCCAAAGCTGGGGGCAAGTACCATCACAGGAGGGAGCTGAACAAGCCTCCTACTTTCTTCAATCACAGTTTCGAGCTGCCGTACAGCAACCCTTACTTTGAACCCGTCAGCTCACCCATTCAGAACAAAGCACGGGTGAAGCATGAGAGCCTGGACGACTTGCAAGCATCCACATACTTTGGACCTACAACGGTCTCAGAGTGCGTGAGCAGCAGGAGGACTTCTAGCAAGCATGGAAAACAGCCAGCCTGGCCTGTCAAGAGCTTGAGTCTCAATACCGAAGAAGGTCCTGACTTTGAGAGGTCGTTTTTGAACGGCAAAGTGGCAAAGGACAATCACCGTCATAACGTCAGCGTCATGGAAAATGACCAGCACTTTCAGTGTGCAAAGGACAAGCCCACTGCCTCTCCCTCAGGTTTTCCCAAGAAGTTCAATGGAACCAAAACAAAAGAGTTGACATCTGTGGCTTGTGGACCCACTGTTGAGAAAAGAGAGGTTGGGAAAAGGTACAAGGACAAGAGTGTCAACTGTCCATCGTTTCAGTCGAACAATGCGGACAATGGCATGAGCGTTGGGACCCAGACAGAACAATCCGAAACTAGGAAAGTGAAAGATTACGCTGGTCACAACAAATATGGAGAGAGGCCGCCCTTCAAACACTCAGAAGAAGACTCTGAGATTGTCAGCGACGATATCAGTGACATCTTTCGCTTTCTGGatgacatgagtgtgtgtggctcTCTTGGAGTTGTGCAGTCATCGTGCTACAACAGTAACGGCTCACTGTCTCAGGTGACGAAATCAGACGGGGACAGCTCACCTGAACGCAACACTGTCAAGCTGGGCAAAACTAGCATCAAGCTCGACCGCCTCTTCCAGTCACTGGAGAACTCAGATGATGAGCTCAAAGACAGCGTCTGCAAACTGGTACTTAGGATTGGTGAGATTGAGAAGAAGCTTGAGTCTCTTTCAGGGGTGCGAGGGGAGATCTCTCAAGTCCTCTCGAAGCTTACTAGACTGGATGAAAAGATTCAAGAACCGGAGGCTAATGGGAAGTCAAGTGATAATGGTCACATGGAACAGATTAAGACTGACGCGAACCTCTTGCCTCACGTTTTCCAGTGTCACACCATTGGACACAACATGAAGGTGGAAAAAAGTCCAGAATGGTGCTGCTCAGAGGCTGATGGGAGTGATAGCCTGAGGGTTAAAGCTTTAAAGAAGAGCATGCTCACACGCAGGTCGTCCAGGTCGCTAACTGAAGAGAACAGCGCCACTGAGTCCAAAGTGGCCAGCATCACCAACTCACCTCGAGACTGGAGGACTGTttcttactccagtcacacaggGGAGGAAGGGAAAGAAAGAGACCGGCATAGTGAAGGCAAGGAGAGACATAGGAAACCCAGAGAG ACAGATCGTCAGTATGATGCCCACCAGGCCCACCGCTCCTCAAAGCCGCCCAAGGACCCCTACCTGGTGGAGCAGGTGTTCAGCCCACACCACTTCCCTCCCGCCGTCAAGTCTCACGTGAAGGGCAGCCCTCTCTACACGGACCTGCGGCTGACTGGCCTCGCCGATGCCAAGCGCTCCCAGCCCTCCTGGACCATTGAAGAGTACAAACGCAACTCAGGAGACAAGAACAAGCTCAGCGCCTTGGACCTGCAG